The Penaeus vannamei isolate JL-2024 chromosome 23, ASM4276789v1, whole genome shotgun sequence DNA window TGCTTATAGAACAATCACCGGTAATTATAATTGCAACTATTGATAAATTCTTGGAAAAAGATATACTCTATATTTCCACTGCCGCATTGATTAAGAACCCAAAGGCACACGTATATCTAAACCTTTTAATTATTTACAATAGCCCTGCTACTTTGACAGACTATTGCAAAACCTTCATTCTCAAAGTAGAAGTTACTTGCTGTTATAGTGCTAATAGTATTGACGTAACAGCCGACTCTAACATTCCCCGGGACATACTCTCCTTTCGTATACTCCGGAGGAAAGACTAGGGGaaaaaaggccttcgacataacCACGTCTCTTTGCCCCTCCttccttttgtgtgcgtgtgcgtgcgtgcgtgcgtgcgtgcgtgcgtgcgtgtgtgtgtgtgtgtgtgtgtgtgtgtgtgtgtgtgtgactgattgtgtggatgtgtgttacGAGGGTATGTAGCTGGAAATGACGTAGAGATGAGAAGCATATGACTCACGCCCTCGCATTGCACTTTGGACCCGTCGGTCTCGTCGCTGTCCACACTATAGGCCTTCTGGCACTCGCAGCATACTTTCCTCATCCATACATGTTTGTAATTCTATTGGGAACAATTGTGGATGAATGCGCTTTAGGGTTGATATAGTGTAAGTTTTGTCTcggttttaaaaattttattttattttatttcaagaaAACTATATCTGCATACTTGACGTGTTGCTCTGTTCATTCGAGGCATTTCTTTGTGCTGTCCTGTGGAAAATGAATTGTAAAAAAagacagtcaaaaaaaaaaaaagatccataaGGAAAAACAACCTCCGCGTATCACATTCACAAAGAAGAGAGGATTTAGACGAaataatattacataaatatttattgtcTGACAAACAGTGTGAGACTgaagaaaaaataactatatGCATCTTGAATTTCTAGTAAATATTTTCATGTAGGTGACATTATAACATTCATTGTTCCTTCCCTTCACTTGTTAAACAGATCACTGTCTTTGGTTTCCTCATATCCTTGGTAACCTGACACGATAAGCAGGCACAGGCTGGACATGGATTTGCGCTGAACTACTTAAATCACCGTTGAAGTATTTGGTTACTAACAATCAACAGTCAGGTAATGTGATATTCCGATTATCTTCCAGAACGAGGAGAATGCGCAGCATTACGCTGTCGTTCTATGCCCAGTTCTTTGTGCTGGGAATGGTCTACTACGGCCTCTCGTTCGGCGCCGACAAACTGGGCGTGGACCCGTTCGTGTACATGGCGGTGAACGGCGTGGTGGAGATCCCCTCCGGCACCGTGACCATCCCTCTGGTGGAAAGGCTGGGCAGGAGGCTGTCGTGCACGCTGTCCTTCGTGGTCACCGCCGGCTCGCTCTTGGTGCTCGGATTCATCCCATCAGGTCTGTATGTCTGCGATACAGTGCGCGATATGAGACGTGCTAAAACGAAGCCTAATCCACACTATAATACACATAACCAGTAATCCACAACATTCCTCCCAGGGCTGAATTGGCTCTTAATCATGATGGCTTTGCTGGGCAAACTGGGCATCTCGATAGCCTATCAGGTGGTGTTCCTCTACGCCTGCGAGCTCTTCCCGACCGAAGTGCGCGTTCGAGGCATCGGAACCTCAACCATCCTGGCGAAAATTGGCGCAATGGCAGCTCCTTTCCTCCTGGAAATCCTGGTAGGGAGGCGCTTAACCGTACGCCTTCGCTTGCGTTGTAAAATGTCATATTCCTTAAGCTAAATCGCTGTGTAGAATCTTGAAAGGATTACCATGTCCCTCATGCTGTGTTTTCAACGCTCAGGGATCCGTGAAGTCGTGGCTGCCGCTGGTGCTCTTCGGTGTCGCGGCGTTCCTGGCGGGCGTGGTCACCTTCTGGCTCCCCGAGTCGCTGACGGCGCCCATGATGGACACCGTGGCTGAGCTGGAGGCCGCCTATGGGGCCACAGACGACAGGTACTGTGTCCAGGCGTTCATAGTTTTAGGTGGCACTGAGATCTTCAAAATTCATTCGTTATAGATATGTGGGAACagtcgtactcacacacacacacacacaaatatatatatatgtatatatatatatatatagatacatatatatatatatatatatatatatatatatatatatatatatatatacatatgtatatatatatatgtatttatgtatatatatacatatacatatatatatacatatttatatatataaatatataagtatgtatacatatatatatatatatatatatatatatatatatatatatatatataaatatacaagtatatatatatttatatatatatatatatatatatatatatatatatacgaataagtatatatatatatgtatatatatatatatatatatatatatacatatttatgtatatttatatttacatatatatacatacatatatatatatatatctacatacatatatatgtatatatatatatgtatatatatatatatatatatatatatatatatatgtatatatataaatatatgtatatatataaatatatatatatatatatatatatatatatatatatatatatatatatatatatatatatatatatatatatatatatacatacatatacatgtctgtgtgtgtgtgtgtttgtgtgtatatgtatgtatgcatgtatgaacgtatgtatgtatgtatgtatatatgtatgtatgtatgtatgtatgtatgtatgtatgtatgtatgtatgtatgtatgtatgtatgtatgtatgtatgtatgtatgtatatatgtatgtatgcatgtataaatatatgtatgcatgtatgaatatatgtatgtatgcatgtatggacgtacgtgcacacacacatacacatttatacacacacacacatacgcatgtatatacagtgtacatatacacatacatatatatttatgtatgtatatatgtatgtatgtatatatataaatatatatgtatatatatatatatatatatatatatatatatatatatatatatatgtatgaatgtatgtatatatatttaagtacagtatatatattatatatatatatatatatatatatatatatatatatatatatatatatatatatatatatatatatatgcatgtatgtatgtatttatgtgtatatatacatctatatatgttatatatatatatatatatatatatatatatatatatatatatatatatatatatatatgtatatatatatatatatatatatatatatatatatgtatattgaagtacagcatatatatatatatatatatatatatatatatatatatatatatatatacatatatatatatatatacacatatatgtatgtatgtatgtatgtatatgtgtatgtatgcatgtatatatatgcatatatacatatatatatatatatatatatatatatatatatatatatatatgcatatatatgtatatatgcatatatatgtatatatatatatatatatatatatatatatatatatatatatatatatatatatatatatatatatatatatatatatatatttatgtacagtttattatacacacacacacacacacacacacacacacacacacacacacacacacacacacacacacacacacagagatatatatatatatatatatatatatatatatatatatatatatatatatatatatgtgtgtgtgtgtgtgtgtgtgtgtgtgtgtgtgtgtgtgtgtgtgtgtgtgtgtgtgtgtgtgtgtgtgcatgtatgtatgtatatgtatatgtacgattTATGTCATCATTCTATCTATGCATCATTAGTTTACTTGCTCCCTTTGTGTGAGCACATCCTTCTCACTCTTCGAGGTAAATAATCGTCTTTCGTCTGTCCCCATGCTGTGGGATTGGGGATTAATTCCTTATGGATTTTCTATCAAGACGCAAGTTTCTGGTTTGAGAGGCAAAAGTTCTCTTCTCAGGACACTTGATACGACTTAGCTTTACCATGTtaccatatatctattttttcgctCTGCaattattaccatatatatctgtttatatgtaaggGGCGGCAATACTGCCAATAACCAAATCCTATTGTTTATTCaagaataatgaaactgataagagTAATATTGCTAAACACTGTCGTATCAATAAAATATGTAACAACTGCCACAAgccatctccccttccccgccttgttgcctcccccctccccgtcctcttcgcctccccccggGCCACTGTTTTATTTTGATCACTGCAGCGTCAAGGCGCGACGCACAGAAACATTTCCCAGCCTGTAAGTGTAATCGGACTCTTGACTGAATATATGCGTGTCTGCTTCTATGCATGCACGGTAGACATAAATGTTTTGATTACAATTTCTATGCCACAGGGACGCCACAGCTGAGCATCACATGGAGCAGCCAAATGGAACTACCAGAGAGTAGGCTAAAAGGTGATGACTAAAGTCGAGAAATAactttcctttttcgttcttaAACCTGTTCTTAATATGATGAGTCGTTTTGGTGACATCCTTCCTGTAAGTGTGGTGGTcgcgtaaaaaataaaaaattcggATAAAGAGCGAGAAGCATTGATGCCATTGTAGAGACACTCGACATCCTCTGGATTAGCATCTCAGGATTAGGCACCGTCTGTACTTTTATCCCCTCAAAGCTACCTATTCTGACAATATATGAGCTTTCGCCTAGGGCCCTGAAATTCTCTCTCAAATGAATGTCAAATCACCTCAAATTTTCTAGGAAGGACAATACCTTAGTCAGGGTgttcaaaagttttttttatagtaGCAGGCTATCTAGGTCCAAGCAGGGCGCTATCTTCTGCCGGGCAACGCCCGGCATCGCCGAGCCCCGAAGCGTTTCGGGGGGTCCGGGAAAATGTGAAAAATGCATCCCCTGAGTTGCTTTTCTGCGCATCTGAAGACCGTGTTTGCGAgtggaacgtaaaaaaaaaaaaggaaaaaaaatctttattgtcTTGATAAAAGTACCTACCGATCGAACGGCCGACAGACGGTGAATTTTCGCTGGCTGCCGGCTGCTTTTGAACACCCTACCAATGAATGATCCCCTAAAATGCAGCCTTTTCATATATCTTCACAACATGGCTTCTGCATATGTCTGTCAAAGAATTGAAATGTTTTCCTTCAGCTTAGATATTTTCCTAAACAACATGGCCATTTTTGGTAGATTTTTTAGGTGTGGCGAGAATTTTCCATTTCTATTCGTCCCCCCCATAAAAAGACATTTCTTTTACGAAGTTTAGCCTTTCTTTGAGGTGAGGCTGCTGCACCAAAATACTCCCTAACAATGATTAAATCAttagttttgattatttttaagaTTTAATAAATAGAACACTGTTTAAGCACGTGGGCTTGCAACGTCCGCAACATTCCATAGCCAGGAACCGAATAGATACCTCGATTGCCATAAATAACTGTAGCCAAAGAATCTTAAGAAGATATGGCCTCGCGGTGTCACCTGCAACGCTTTGCTTCCCAACCAACCCGGAGTTTTACACAATTTAATCAAATATTTTGAAAGACAACTGACTAACATAAAACAAAGCTAACCGTCCCAAAACTGAAAAGCGACTTTTCCAAAATATTGAATACTGTGTTTTTATTTGAATACAAAAAAATCGCGTTCTTGACATGTTACAAAACGCATGAAACAGCTTCTTGGTTACAACACTGCAAGTGATCGTGCAGCTTCGGACAGAAATACCTGATACATCAAGGTTGATGTTGGTGGAGCTGATATTGGACCAAGAATTTTTCTCCAGGACTGCAGCAAATAAGAACCTGAGTC harbors:
- the LOC113829769 gene encoding organic cation transporter protein codes for the protein MLVVGSMTYSVLANILSWLPNFSVILALRFCMGLMHPTSIHAGYTLAMEVNQPKHRAATGILIFLPWAFCVIALGGYGYLLRDWRWLSFTLALPALLFLPALWFIDESPRWLIVRGRYDDASRVLRRAARLNKVDLPPEEELRTIMEHVKKEALVDGKAGEVSTPGFINSLRVIAKEVTVLVKTRRMRSITLSFYAQFFVLGMVYYGLSFGADKLGVDPFVYMAVNGVVEIPSGTVTIPLVERLGRRLSCTLSFVVTAGSLLVLGFIPSGLNWLLIMMALLGKLGISIAYQVVFLYACELFPTEVRVRGIGTSTILAKIGAMAAPFLLEILGSVKSWLPLVLFGVAAFLAGVVTFWLPESLTAPMMDTVAELEAAYGATDDRDATAEHHMEQPNGTTRE